A region of Clostridia bacterium DNA encodes the following proteins:
- a CDS encoding TIGR00282 family metallophosphoesterase, with protein MRILFIGDVVGRPGRNLLRRRLPDLRREVGADLVIANGENAAGGVGITPPVARELTSLGVDVITLGNHTWDKRELVPEIDNLPNLVRPLNYPPGTPGRGSLVARTASGEPVAVLNAMGRVFAGAQLEDPFRGLDEELASIPDDVRVRFVDFHAEATSEKVALGWYLDGRVSAVVGTHTHVQTADEVVLPGGTAYISDVGMTGPWHSVIGIEKERVIEKFLTQMPVRFDAASGPCQLNAVLVDIDGTTGRARSIQRIFEREPLAPASEVT; from the coding sequence GTGCGCATCCTGTTCATCGGCGATGTCGTCGGCCGGCCGGGACGCAACCTCCTCCGGCGCCGCCTCCCGGACCTCCGGCGCGAGGTGGGGGCCGACCTCGTCATCGCCAACGGGGAAAACGCGGCCGGCGGGGTGGGCATCACCCCGCCCGTCGCCCGCGAGCTGACCTCGCTCGGCGTCGATGTCATCACGCTGGGCAACCACACCTGGGACAAGCGGGAGCTCGTGCCGGAGATCGACAACCTGCCGAACCTGGTGCGTCCGCTGAACTACCCGCCGGGAACGCCGGGGCGGGGGAGTCTCGTCGCCCGGACCGCTTCGGGCGAACCCGTCGCCGTCCTCAACGCCATGGGCCGAGTCTTCGCCGGCGCCCAGCTGGAGGATCCGTTCCGCGGCCTTGACGAGGAACTGGCCTCGATCCCCGACGACGTCCGCGTCCGCTTCGTCGACTTCCACGCCGAGGCCACGTCCGAGAAGGTCGCCTTGGGGTGGTACCTCGACGGGCGCGTCTCGGCCGTCGTGGGCACCCACACGCACGTCCAGACGGCGGACGAGGTCGTGCTCCCCGGCGGCACCGCCTACATCAGCGACGTCGGCATGACGGGGCCATGGCACTCCGTGATCGGCATCGAGAAGGAGCGCGTGATCGAGAAGTTCCTCACGCAGATGCCCGTCCGCTTCGACGCCGCGTCCGGTCCATGCCAGTTGAACGCCGTCCTCGTGGACATCGACGGGACGACTGGCCGCGCCCGCTCCATTCAGCGCATCTTCGAGCGCGAGCCCCTGGCTCCCGCGTCGGAAGTCACGTAA
- the rny gene encoding ribonuclease Y, which yields MLTMTTILVAVVAAAAGVCAGYVLHRRSYEAALGAAEERSRRIVEEAERKAEAILREASVEAREQVHRLRTEAEAELREKRSDLQRQERRLLQKEEQLDRKLEQLERREEQYRRKEQEIEEIRRNAEEARQRQLLELERISGLTKEEARRQILESAREEAQREAAQIFRELEQQAREEADRVAREIVSQAVQRCAADHVAELSVSVVHLPSDDMKGRIIGREGRNIRTFEALTGVDLIIDDTPEAVVISAFEPIRREIARLTLEKLIADGRIHPARIEEMYAKAEKEIDNVIREAGEQACYEARVHGMHPELVRILGRLKFRTSYGQNVLRHSIEVAHLAGLMASQLGCSVEVARRAGLLHDIGKAMDHDMEGTHVQIGMELLRKYGESEAVVHAMSTHHGDFEAKSVEAVLVTAADALSAARPGARRESLEAYIKRLEQLEAIADSFEGVAKAYAIQAGREIRIMVKPDQIDDLEAYRVAKDIVKRIENEVQYPGQIKVTVIRELRAVEYAR from the coding sequence ATGTTGACGATGACCACGATCCTCGTCGCCGTCGTCGCCGCAGCGGCCGGTGTCTGCGCCGGCTACGTCTTGCACCGGCGCTCGTACGAGGCCGCGCTCGGGGCGGCGGAAGAACGGAGTCGCCGCATCGTCGAGGAAGCGGAGCGCAAGGCCGAAGCGATCCTGCGCGAAGCCTCGGTCGAGGCGCGAGAGCAGGTGCACCGGCTGCGCACGGAAGCAGAGGCGGAACTGCGGGAGAAGCGCAGCGACCTCCAACGGCAGGAGCGCCGGCTGCTGCAAAAAGAGGAGCAGCTGGATCGAAAGCTTGAGCAGCTTGAGCGCCGCGAGGAGCAGTACCGCAGGAAGGAACAGGAGATCGAGGAGATCCGGCGCAACGCTGAGGAAGCCCGCCAACGGCAGCTTCTTGAGCTTGAGCGCATCAGCGGCTTGACAAAGGAAGAAGCCCGTCGCCAGATTCTGGAGAGCGCGCGTGAGGAGGCGCAGCGGGAAGCGGCGCAAATCTTCCGCGAGCTGGAGCAGCAGGCCCGTGAGGAGGCCGATCGCGTCGCCCGCGAGATCGTGAGCCAGGCGGTGCAACGTTGCGCCGCCGACCACGTCGCGGAGCTGTCGGTGTCGGTGGTCCACCTGCCGAGCGACGACATGAAAGGGCGCATCATCGGCCGCGAAGGGCGGAACATCCGCACGTTCGAGGCCTTGACGGGCGTCGACCTCATCATCGACGACACGCCGGAAGCCGTCGTGATCTCGGCGTTCGAGCCGATCCGCCGCGAGATCGCTCGGCTGACGCTCGAGAAGCTGATCGCGGACGGCCGCATCCATCCGGCGCGCATCGAGGAGATGTACGCGAAAGCCGAAAAGGAGATCGACAACGTGATCCGCGAGGCGGGGGAGCAGGCCTGCTACGAAGCGCGCGTGCATGGCATGCACCCCGAGCTGGTGCGCATCCTCGGCCGGTTGAAGTTCCGGACGAGCTACGGCCAGAACGTTCTCCGCCACTCCATCGAGGTCGCGCACCTCGCGGGTCTCATGGCCTCGCAGCTCGGCTGCTCCGTGGAGGTCGCGCGCCGCGCCGGCCTGTTGCATGATATCGGCAAGGCGATGGACCATGACATGGAGGGCACGCACGTGCAGATCGGCATGGAGCTCTTGCGGAAGTACGGCGAGAGCGAGGCCGTCGTGCACGCGATGAGCACGCACCACGGCGACTTCGAAGCGAAGTCGGTCGAGGCCGTGCTCGTCACGGCGGCGGACGCCCTGTCGGCCGCGCGTCCGGGCGCCCGGCGCGAGTCGCTTGAGGCGTACATCAAGCGGCTGGAGCAGCTTGAGGCGATCGCCGACTCGTTCGAAGGCGTCGCCAAAGCCTATGCCATCCAGGCCGGCCGGGAGATCCGGATCATGGTCAAACCCGACCAGATCGACGACCTGGAAGCATACCGTGTAGCCAAAGACATCGTGAAGCGGATCGAAAACGAGGTCCAGTATCCGGGCCAGATCAAGGTGACCGTGATCCGCGAGCTTCGGGCGGTGGAATACGCCCGGTAG